In Thermospira aquatica, the following proteins share a genomic window:
- a CDS encoding tetratricopeptide repeat protein, with the protein MPYWSFFHRAQEALNNAQWQKAEKWLTKAHKQEKHPLAQEYLLYVWLMQNKWQPIKSFFQNQDTPLESIGLYVKYWYLWYQETWLSLEPCLYQMIACDNIFVRLFALFRLHRYHKKPIDEFLNQKNFLEGIATTREEEKRASRYRQTLNDPLFTFTPDAKYKEDFLDVLLLREGSEIWDFFKHLPQKILAPLTHDPRILWELARLAFEHKDYAQCEKWLKKLESLGFSGSLIWYHLGHVSAAQKKWFQAGLWYEKAIEKGLDTPTVWKNLAILSLEQGYLKEASTYLKESLRLKRDPEIIYALAIVNLKRRKYIQAYELLRRCLAYEEVREMAQSQIDALKRFLREKAS; encoded by the coding sequence ATGCCATACTGGTCTTTTTTTCACCGTGCCCAGGAAGCCCTCAACAACGCACAATGGCAAAAGGCAGAGAAGTGGCTCACAAAAGCCCATAAACAGGAAAAACACCCCCTTGCTCAGGAATACCTCCTCTATGTGTGGCTCATGCAAAACAAATGGCAACCCATCAAGAGCTTTTTCCAGAATCAAGACACCCCTCTAGAATCTATCGGTCTCTACGTAAAATACTGGTATCTCTGGTATCAAGAAACATGGCTTTCCCTTGAACCGTGTCTCTATCAGATGATCGCCTGCGACAACATCTTTGTGCGACTTTTTGCTCTCTTTCGACTCCATCGCTACCATAAGAAACCCATTGACGAATTTTTAAACCAAAAAAACTTCCTTGAGGGAATTGCTACCACCAGAGAAGAAGAAAAAAGAGCTTCTCGTTATAGACAAACACTTAACGATCCTTTGTTCACATTTACCCCCGATGCAAAATACAAAGAAGACTTTCTGGACGTTCTTCTCTTGAGAGAAGGTTCTGAAATCTGGGATTTTTTTAAACATCTTCCCCAAAAAATCCTCGCACCACTTACTCATGATCCACGCATCCTCTGGGAACTTGCCCGACTTGCTTTTGAACACAAAGACTATGCCCAATGTGAAAAATGGCTTAAGAAGTTAGAATCTCTGGGATTCTCCGGCAGTCTCATCTGGTACCATCTCGGACACGTATCCGCTGCCCAAAAAAAATGGTTCCAGGCCGGCCTCTGGTACGAAAAGGCCATCGAGAAAGGACTAGATACCCCTACGGTCTGGAAAAATCTTGCCATCCTCTCTCTCGAGCAAGGATACCTCAAAGAAGCCTCTACCTATCTCAAAGAAAGTCTCCGTCTCAAACGCGACCCGGAGATCATCTATGCTCTGGCTATCGTTAACCTCAAACGACGAAAGTATATTCAAGCCTACGAGCTTCTCAGACGATGCCTCGCGTATGAGGAAGTGCGAGAGATGGCCCAATCCCAGATTGATGCTCTCAAGCGTTTCCTCAGAGAAAAAGCCTCCTGA
- the ribD gene encoding bifunctional diaminohydroxyphosphoribosylaminopyrimidine deaminase/5-amino-6-(5-phosphoribosylamino)uracil reductase RibD, whose translation MHNLCTDIIGKTKKNLMTEKKFFSLALELARRVKGQTSPNPAVGCIIVKGNRIIGQGATHPAGGMHAEIAALAEAGEKAKGSTVYVTLEPCVWYEGKRTPSCAEALIKAKVKKVLIGSIDPNPHVRGKGIQQLRDAGIEVIMMNDLHREILDLNQDFSKYVQTGIPYVIAKYAMTLDGQIATGSGDSQWITSEAARTRAHLLRSQVDAIMVGIGTVLSDNPRLTARLVNTVRQPLRIIIDPRGETPAEAFVRNDGLPTLFITLPGFGSHLQSPTSEVWEMGDAHGISMTEVFSKLGQEKKISSILVEGGGRLLHRCLKENTLDKLFVFIGGKLVGGRGIPPFNSEGANKLAEAPPVLRFYAENLEHDVLIHAYLKLWDV comes from the coding sequence ATGCACAACCTGTGCACTGATATCATCGGCAAAACAAAAAAAAATCTTATGACAGAGAAAAAATTTTTTTCCCTGGCACTTGAGCTTGCCCGTCGTGTCAAAGGACAAACTTCCCCTAACCCTGCTGTGGGGTGCATCATTGTAAAGGGAAATAGAATCATCGGTCAAGGTGCCACCCATCCAGCAGGGGGAATGCATGCAGAAATCGCCGCCCTCGCAGAAGCAGGAGAAAAAGCAAAGGGATCAACCGTTTATGTTACTCTCGAACCCTGTGTGTGGTACGAAGGAAAACGTACCCCCTCCTGTGCAGAAGCTCTCATCAAAGCAAAAGTCAAAAAAGTCCTGATAGGGAGTATTGATCCCAACCCTCACGTGAGAGGAAAAGGGATTCAGCAGCTTCGAGATGCAGGCATTGAAGTGATCATGATGAACGATCTCCATCGGGAGATCCTCGATCTGAATCAAGACTTCTCAAAATACGTTCAAACAGGAATCCCGTACGTGATTGCAAAATATGCCATGACGCTCGATGGTCAAATCGCTACTGGTTCAGGTGATTCTCAGTGGATCACGTCAGAAGCTGCACGAACTCGCGCCCATCTTCTCCGTTCTCAAGTAGATGCCATCATGGTTGGCATAGGGACCGTCCTGTCTGATAACCCACGTCTTACCGCACGCCTTGTCAACACGGTAAGACAACCCCTCCGTATTATTATCGATCCTCGAGGTGAGACACCCGCCGAGGCATTTGTACGAAATGATGGACTTCCTACACTCTTTATCACCCTGCCAGGGTTTGGTAGCCATCTCCAAAGCCCCACCAGCGAGGTATGGGAGATGGGAGACGCCCATGGTATTTCAATGACAGAGGTTTTTTCCAAACTAGGACAGGAGAAAAAAATCTCTTCTATTCTTGTCGAAGGTGGAGGAAGGCTTCTCCACCGTTGTCTCAAAGAAAATACTCTTGATAAACTCTTCGTCTTTATCGGAGGTAAACTCGTTGGGGGAAGGGGAATTCCCCCTTTCAATAGTGAGGGAGCCAATAAGCTCGCTGAGGCACCTCCGGTACTGCGTTTCTACGCTGAAAATCTTGAACATGATGTTTTGATCCATGCCTACCTCAAGCTGTGGGATGTCTAA
- the dnaA gene encoding chromosomal replication initiator protein DnaA yields MDLWNEIARELSQTFDSELNRAILEKIRFKEVQNDKIIVLIAPDPLTSGWFEANYRQLAESIAFRLTQKPYVFQVEIAPHQVVYKKVSERSSVSEAGVTQPYLNPKYTFERFVVGSNNDFAHAAAMQVAQCPGTNYNPLFIYGNVAVGKTHLIQAIAHYILKNSPEKKVRYVTSEVFANEFIESISKKNTEHFRSRYRTLDVLIIDDVQFFQGKESTLEEFFHTFNTLLHEKKQVVFACDRPPHLLKNISDRLLTRFNSGLTIKIENPDMETRMAILTRRVEEESLDISTEVIRYIAEHIDSDIRNLEGALTKLIAYADLRKKEISLDLAKEVLRDKIQMEVPKNLTVTDIQRAVARYFNINVNDLKSERRLENITYARHIAMYLAKEHTNLSLTEIGSLFGGKAHTTVMRSADKIEKMMKTRKKVRKEIEDIIALFYEEKTSKKEKETTLS; encoded by the coding sequence ATGGACTTGTGGAATGAGATTGCCAGGGAACTTTCTCAGACGTTCGACAGTGAACTTAACCGAGCGATCCTTGAGAAGATTCGCTTCAAAGAAGTCCAGAATGATAAAATTATTGTTTTGATTGCACCTGATCCTCTTACATCAGGCTGGTTTGAGGCAAATTATCGTCAACTTGCTGAGTCGATAGCGTTTCGTCTTACCCAAAAGCCCTATGTTTTTCAGGTTGAGATTGCCCCTCATCAGGTTGTTTATAAAAAAGTGTCAGAGCGTTCGAGTGTTTCCGAAGCTGGTGTGACCCAGCCCTATCTCAATCCAAAATATACGTTTGAAAGGTTTGTGGTGGGTTCAAATAATGATTTTGCTCATGCAGCGGCCATGCAGGTGGCGCAATGTCCGGGAACGAATTACAATCCTCTTTTTATTTATGGGAATGTTGCGGTTGGGAAAACCCATCTTATTCAGGCCATAGCCCACTATATCCTGAAAAATTCTCCAGAAAAGAAGGTACGATACGTCACGAGTGAGGTTTTTGCCAATGAATTTATCGAATCAATCTCTAAAAAGAATACCGAACATTTTCGTTCTCGTTATAGAACACTTGATGTTTTAATTATTGATGATGTTCAGTTTTTCCAGGGGAAAGAAAGTACCCTTGAGGAGTTTTTTCATACGTTTAATACGCTTCTTCATGAAAAGAAGCAGGTTGTTTTTGCCTGCGATCGTCCCCCTCATCTTCTCAAGAATATAAGTGATCGTTTGCTTACCCGCTTTAACTCTGGCTTAACCATCAAGATTGAAAATCCGGATATGGAAACACGTATGGCCATCTTAACACGCCGCGTAGAAGAGGAAAGTCTTGATATTTCGACAGAGGTTATACGTTATATAGCAGAGCATATTGACAGTGATATCCGTAACCTCGAGGGGGCTCTTACCAAGCTGATTGCTTACGCCGATCTCCGAAAGAAAGAGATCTCTCTTGATCTCGCCAAGGAGGTTTTGAGAGATAAGATTCAGATGGAAGTACCGAAAAATCTGACGGTAACCGACATTCAGCGTGCTGTGGCTCGTTATTTCAACATCAATGTGAATGATCTTAAATCTGAAAGGCGCCTGGAGAATATTACCTATGCACGGCATATAGCCATGTACTTGGCCAAGGAACATACTAATCTCTCTTTGACGGAGATAGGAAGTCTTTTTGGAGGGAAAGCCCATACAACGGTAATGCGATCCGCGGACAAGATTGAGAAAATGATGAAAACCCGCAAAAAAGTCCGAAAAGAAATAGAGGATATCATAGCTCTCTTTTACGAAGAAAAAACTTCTAAGAAAGAAAAAGAAACCACACTTTCTTAG
- a CDS encoding ATP--guanido phosphotransferase yields MTYITLPVTLTEHNHSLDHMVWSSRVRFARNVEGRTFPWRMSEREAFELDDKLGTLLRELFPEALFFHTEDFESEELLRWYARRVISQNFIKQGRTFGFAKDGSWTMMLLEDDHLRLQSCEMGYRIPGMLERLILVLRQIEKYVDFAFDEEKGYLTSSLLNVGTGLRLSAMVNLWGLVSQKKIADLIEYANHMSYMVVNHIRDDSFAPLFYIFNYYSLGSSEQDMQHEFQRFLQHVWKLEQEARHETLSEEEERKICYLELKEVHEMEMLSYEEMVYYLCLLDVLIQQNILVFSERESLRRLIFTYSDD; encoded by the coding sequence ATGACATATATTACTCTTCCAGTAACCTTGACTGAACATAATCATTCACTTGATCATATGGTATGGAGCTCAAGGGTAAGATTTGCACGAAATGTTGAAGGACGTACGTTTCCATGGCGTATGTCTGAGAGGGAAGCCTTTGAGCTGGATGATAAACTGGGAACTTTGTTAAGGGAACTGTTTCCTGAAGCTCTCTTTTTCCATACAGAGGATTTTGAGTCGGAAGAGCTGCTGCGCTGGTATGCGAGAAGGGTTATTTCACAAAATTTTATCAAGCAGGGACGAACCTTTGGATTTGCAAAAGATGGTTCCTGGACGATGATGCTTCTCGAGGATGATCATCTGCGATTGCAGTCGTGTGAGATGGGCTACCGTATTCCAGGGATGCTTGAGAGGTTGATTCTTGTGCTCCGGCAGATAGAGAAGTACGTGGATTTTGCTTTTGATGAGGAAAAAGGGTATTTGACCAGTTCTCTTCTCAATGTGGGCACAGGACTTCGTCTTTCGGCTATGGTTAATCTCTGGGGATTGGTAAGTCAAAAAAAGATAGCCGATTTGATAGAATATGCCAACCATATGAGTTATATGGTAGTGAATCATATACGGGATGATTCTTTTGCGCCTTTATTTTATATTTTTAATTACTATTCTCTTGGAAGTTCAGAACAGGATATGCAACATGAATTTCAGAGATTTCTTCAGCATGTGTGGAAGTTAGAACAAGAAGCTCGTCATGAAACATTATCTGAAGAAGAGGAACGAAAGATTTGTTATCTTGAGCTGAAAGAGGTTCACGAGATGGAAATGCTTTCGTATGAGGAAATGGTATATTATTTATGTCTTCTGGATGTCTTGATTCAACAGAATATTTTGGTCTTTTCAGAGAGAGAATCCTTGCGTCGCTTGATCTTTACCTACTCGGATGATTGA
- a CDS encoding ATP-dependent Clp protease ATP-binding subunit: MNDFSDFSSRAQRVISMYTQQEARRFFSDQLLPEHLFLALMRDSDAESVKVIEELGLDREDLIREVSTILKSKSTNVLTLGGLHFSQRLRNVLAWSKEEARSLSHPVVGTEHLLIGLFYESDNPEAIIPVIFANRGIDIDAVRQAVVNVVGYGEITSNSKRRSKTPFLDKFTRNLNTMAEQGLLDPVIGREKEIERLIQVLNRRQKNNPLLLGEPGVGKTAIVERVAQLIVRREVPQKLLGKRILLLDLGLIVAGTKYRGEFEERMKNIIKEVEESDNVILFIDEIHTILGAGNAEGALDASNMLKPALARGTLRCIGATTFDEYRKHIEKDKAFARRFQTLVVSEPTVEETIEILQHLKPRYEVFHRVKYTDRAIEMAAYLANRYLTERHLPDKAIDLLDEAGAYWGSNLTEKPEELIQMEKQIAELEQEKAQYVRQQIYEKAAATRDALQKLKATYEQRKFEWISRQTERTVVIDQKEIEYIVSSIANIPIHRLDNDKDKRRFLTMEETLKETILGQEEAIDRISKTIKKNIAGIRNPRRPIGSFLFLGPTGVGKTALAKALAEFLFGSENELIRIDMSEYGEKFNVSRMLGAPPGYIGYEQGGALTEQVRRKPYSIVLFDEIEKAHPDVYNVLLQILDEGQITDSLGNVINFRNTVIIITSNLGTQFYTNQESMGFANQSGRHQSLKDKVMSEVKHFFKPEFLNRIDDIVIFRSLDDKVLDLIVHKFLRQLEHELLLNNITISVTPAVVEHIVKTGYDPKYGARSLARAISNLIEEPLAEQLLLQQGSVSASLPLEVHIDFIEGQIVIQMKPRAGTASRRRKPSVKR; this comes from the coding sequence ATGAATGATTTCTCGGATTTTTCTTCACGGGCTCAGCGTGTGATTTCCATGTATACCCAGCAGGAGGCGCGTCGTTTTTTTAGCGACCAGCTTTTGCCGGAGCATCTTTTTTTGGCGCTTATGAGGGATAGTGATGCTGAGTCTGTCAAGGTGATAGAAGAGTTGGGATTGGATAGAGAAGATCTTATTCGAGAGGTTTCTACAATTCTTAAGAGCAAGAGTACGAATGTGCTTACTCTTGGAGGGCTTCATTTTTCCCAGCGTTTACGGAATGTTCTGGCATGGAGTAAGGAAGAGGCGAGAAGTCTTAGTCATCCGGTGGTGGGTACAGAGCACCTTTTGATTGGGCTTTTTTATGAGAGTGATAATCCTGAAGCGATTATCCCTGTGATTTTTGCCAATCGTGGTATAGATATCGATGCGGTACGGCAGGCAGTGGTAAATGTTGTGGGATACGGTGAGATAACTTCGAATAGTAAAAGACGAAGTAAGACTCCCTTCCTGGATAAATTTACCCGTAATCTCAATACGATGGCGGAACAGGGGCTTTTGGACCCGGTGATCGGGCGGGAAAAAGAGATAGAACGCTTGATTCAGGTTTTGAACCGTCGCCAGAAAAATAACCCTCTTTTATTGGGAGAGCCTGGAGTAGGAAAGACAGCTATTGTTGAGCGTGTAGCGCAACTTATTGTCCGTCGTGAGGTTCCTCAAAAGCTTCTGGGAAAGCGAATACTTCTCCTTGATCTTGGGCTCATTGTTGCAGGGACAAAGTATCGAGGAGAATTTGAGGAAAGGATGAAAAATATCATTAAAGAGGTCGAGGAATCAGATAACGTGATCCTCTTTATTGATGAAATTCACACGATTCTCGGAGCAGGAAATGCCGAGGGTGCACTCGATGCTTCGAATATGCTTAAGCCTGCACTTGCGAGAGGAACACTTCGCTGTATTGGTGCTACTACTTTTGATGAGTACCGAAAACATATAGAGAAGGACAAAGCTTTTGCGCGGCGATTTCAGACACTGGTGGTATCAGAACCGACTGTTGAGGAAACCATCGAAATCCTTCAGCATCTCAAGCCAAGGTATGAAGTATTTCATCGTGTAAAATATACGGATAGAGCCATTGAAATGGCGGCGTATCTTGCCAATCGCTATCTTACAGAGAGACATCTCCCTGACAAGGCCATCGATCTTCTTGATGAGGCTGGCGCGTATTGGGGGAGTAATCTTACAGAGAAACCTGAAGAACTGATACAAATGGAAAAGCAAATAGCAGAGCTTGAGCAGGAGAAGGCACAGTATGTCCGTCAGCAAATCTATGAAAAAGCTGCCGCCACAAGAGATGCTCTCCAGAAACTCAAGGCAACTTATGAACAACGAAAATTCGAGTGGATCTCAAGGCAAACGGAACGGACAGTGGTGATAGATCAAAAAGAGATCGAATATATTGTTTCTTCGATTGCCAATATTCCAATCCATCGTCTCGATAATGACAAGGACAAACGACGTTTTCTCACCATGGAGGAAACGTTAAAAGAGACTATTCTTGGTCAGGAAGAAGCAATTGATCGTATCTCCAAAACCATCAAAAAGAATATTGCGGGTATCCGGAATCCGAGACGTCCTATAGGGAGTTTTCTCTTTTTGGGTCCGACAGGGGTGGGGAAAACAGCCCTGGCAAAAGCTTTGGCAGAGTTTTTGTTTGGATCGGAGAATGAGCTTATCCGTATTGACATGAGTGAATACGGTGAAAAGTTTAATGTTTCCAGGATGCTTGGGGCACCTCCGGGGTACATTGGTTATGAACAGGGAGGGGCTTTGACTGAACAGGTAAGGCGTAAACCGTATTCGATTGTGTTGTTTGATGAGATTGAGAAGGCGCATCCCGATGTCTACAATGTTCTTCTTCAGATTCTGGATGAGGGACAGATTACTGACAGTTTGGGAAATGTTATTAACTTTAGAAATACGGTCATTATTATTACCTCGAATCTTGGAACACAGTTTTATACCAACCAGGAGTCGATGGGGTTTGCTAACCAATCAGGGCGTCATCAATCGTTAAAAGATAAAGTCATGAGTGAGGTAAAGCACTTTTTTAAGCCGGAGTTTCTTAATCGCATTGATGATATTGTGATTTTCCGTTCTCTGGATGATAAGGTTCTGGATCTTATTGTGCACAAGTTTTTGCGCCAGCTGGAACATGAGCTTTTGCTGAATAATATAACCATTTCGGTGACGCCAGCAGTGGTAGAGCATATTGTGAAAACAGGCTATGACCCAAAGTATGGTGCTCGTTCGCTTGCGAGGGCTATTTCTAACCTGATTGAGGAGCCACTGGCGGAGCAGCTTTTGTTGCAACAGGGAAGTGTGAGCGCATCTCTACCCCTGGAGGTACATATTGATTTTATAGAAGGCCAGATCGTTATTCAGATGAAACCGAGGGCTGGAACAGCCAGTCGTCGTCGAAAACCTTCAGTGAAGCGATAG
- the malQ gene encoding 4-alpha-glucanotransferase: MHFPRSSGVLCHITSLPGRYGIGTMGREAYRFVDFLVSARQKLWQVFPLGPTGYGDSPYQCFSAFAGNPLLIDLELLVEDGLLSKKDLENVPDFPEDKVDYGAVIYFKFPLLRKAYENFLVKAEKQPLLREKFDRFCEAHKSWLDDFALFMALKEEFGGKSWLEWEKEVRFRMENTIKAYRLKLADKIEFQKFRQYLFFQQWYDLRAYANKNGVKIIGDIPIFVAMDSADVWAHPELFYFDPDLKPLKVAGVPPDYFSATGQLWGNPLYNWEEHQKTGFSWWIRRIESMMEMVDIIRIDHFRGFAGYWAIPYGEKTAVNGRWEKAPGMELFKAIEHALGKLPIIAEDLGVITPDVVELRDHFQFPGMKVLQFAFDSNEENDHLPHQMVPNSVIYTGTHDNDTCRGWFEKAKPSDQQYALEYLKSNGKEIWWDFIQTAWASVARIAIVSMQDLLGLGSETRMNFPGVAYGNWQWRLKTSQMKPAIAKRLAHLTKIYAR, translated from the coding sequence ATGCATTTTCCGAGAAGTAGTGGTGTGCTCTGTCATATCACATCGTTGCCTGGTCGTTATGGGATAGGGACGATGGGACGAGAAGCGTATCGGTTTGTTGATTTTTTGGTGAGCGCTCGTCAAAAACTCTGGCAAGTTTTTCCTCTCGGGCCAACTGGCTATGGGGATTCTCCGTATCAGTGTTTTTCTGCATTTGCCGGTAATCCACTTTTGATTGACCTTGAACTTTTGGTTGAGGATGGACTGCTCTCAAAAAAAGACCTGGAGAATGTCCCTGATTTTCCTGAGGACAAAGTGGATTATGGAGCAGTCATTTATTTTAAGTTTCCACTTTTGCGTAAGGCGTATGAGAATTTTTTGGTGAAGGCGGAAAAACAACCCCTTCTTCGTGAGAAGTTTGATCGTTTTTGTGAGGCACACAAATCGTGGCTTGATGATTTTGCTCTTTTTATGGCTCTCAAAGAAGAATTCGGAGGAAAGTCGTGGCTTGAGTGGGAGAAAGAGGTTCGCTTCCGGATGGAGAACACCATCAAGGCGTATCGTCTCAAGCTTGCTGACAAGATTGAGTTTCAGAAGTTTCGTCAGTATCTTTTCTTTCAACAGTGGTATGATCTTCGTGCCTATGCCAATAAGAATGGAGTGAAGATTATTGGGGATATTCCTATTTTTGTGGCGATGGATAGTGCGGATGTTTGGGCACATCCTGAGCTTTTTTATTTTGATCCTGATTTAAAGCCGCTCAAGGTGGCAGGGGTTCCACCTGATTATTTCAGTGCAACAGGGCAACTCTGGGGGAATCCTCTGTATAACTGGGAAGAGCATCAAAAAACAGGGTTTTCATGGTGGATACGTCGTATTGAATCAATGATGGAAATGGTGGATATCATTCGTATTGATCATTTCCGTGGATTTGCAGGGTATTGGGCTATCCCTTATGGGGAGAAGACAGCAGTGAATGGTCGCTGGGAAAAAGCACCTGGCATGGAGCTTTTTAAAGCTATTGAACATGCGCTGGGCAAGCTTCCTATTATCGCAGAGGATTTGGGTGTGATTACGCCCGATGTCGTAGAGCTGAGGGATCATTTCCAGTTCCCGGGGATGAAGGTGTTACAGTTTGCCTTTGATTCGAATGAGGAAAATGATCATTTGCCTCATCAGATGGTGCCGAATTCTGTTATTTATACGGGAACTCACGATAATGATACCTGCCGCGGGTGGTTTGAGAAAGCAAAACCTTCTGATCAACAGTATGCTCTCGAATATCTCAAGAGCAATGGAAAAGAAATCTGGTGGGATTTCATTCAGACGGCCTGGGCATCAGTGGCAAGGATTGCTATTGTTTCCATGCAGGATCTTTTGGGTCTTGGTTCTGAGACGAGGATGAATTTTCCTGGTGTGGCCTATGGAAATTGGCAGTGGCGTCTTAAAACTTCTCAAATGAAGCCAGCCATAGCCAAAAGACTCGCTCATCTTACAAAGATTTACGCTCGGTAG
- a CDS encoding flagellin N-terminal helical domain-containing protein: MIINHNISSIFSHRQLTLNNLEADKDIEKLSSGMKINRAGDDASGLAVSEKMRSQIRGLRRANQNTLDAISMIQTAEGYLEETAAILQRLRELAVQAANGIYDAQDRMMIQVEVSQMIAEIDRIASHAQFNGLNLLTGRFARFTGENTVVASMWFHVGANMDQRIRAYIGTMNSQGLGLKSPVGNAASASFISLSTPDKANMAIGMIDVALLKVNKQRADLGAYQNRLEKTSAGLMVGFENLQAAESRIRDTDMAEQMALFVKNQILTQAANAMLAQANQKPQMVLQLLR; the protein is encoded by the coding sequence ATGATCATCAACCACAACATCAGTTCCATTTTTTCTCACCGTCAGCTCACTCTCAATAACCTGGAGGCTGACAAGGATATTGAGAAGCTCTCGTCCGGTATGAAGATTAACCGGGCAGGGGATGATGCTTCTGGGCTTGCTGTGTCTGAGAAGATGCGTTCTCAGATCCGCGGTCTGCGCCGGGCAAACCAGAACACACTCGATGCTATCTCAATGATCCAGACAGCTGAAGGTTATCTTGAAGAGACAGCCGCTATTCTTCAGCGTCTCCGCGAACTTGCTGTTCAGGCAGCAAACGGTATCTATGATGCCCAGGATCGTATGATGATCCAGGTGGAGGTCTCCCAGATGATCGCTGAAATCGACCGTATCGCTTCTCATGCGCAGTTTAATGGGCTTAATTTGCTCACCGGTCGTTTTGCTCGTTTCACTGGGGAGAATACGGTGGTGGCTTCAATGTGGTTCCATGTGGGAGCAAATATGGACCAGCGTATACGGGCCTATATTGGTACGATGAATTCACAGGGACTTGGCCTCAAATCGCCTGTTGGTAATGCGGCTTCTGCCTCGTTTATTAGTCTCAGTACGCCAGACAAGGCAAACATGGCTATTGGTATGATCGATGTGGCTCTCCTGAAGGTGAACAAGCAGCGTGCCGATCTTGGTGCTTATCAAAACAGACTCGAGAAAACTTCAGCTGGTCTGATGGTTGGTTTTGAGAACCTCCAGGCTGCTGAATCGAGAATCCGTGATACTGATATGGCAGAGCAAATGGCTCTGTTTGTCAAGAACCAGATTCTCACCCAGGCTGCCAACGCGATGCTTGCTCAAGCAAATCAGAAGCCCCAAATGGTGCTTCAACTCCTCAGATAA
- a CDS encoding NUDIX hydrolase: MAMELIEIRLDAVIFNEQGEILLARHEKQKKSYWVLPGGHLQFGETLDGALRRELREELGFEDAEVRELVFVDEFLSPERHVVHIGFDVSVVEEYLANPGVIAEDESIQEVRFFSLAEIVNASDTFYPSKDFIIQLIENRTAVML; this comes from the coding sequence ATGGCTATGGAGCTGATTGAGATTCGACTTGATGCGGTTATTTTTAATGAACAGGGGGAAATTCTCCTTGCCCGTCATGAGAAGCAGAAAAAATCCTACTGGGTTCTTCCAGGGGGACATCTTCAGTTCGGGGAAACTCTGGATGGAGCTCTTCGTCGTGAGCTTCGTGAAGAACTTGGGTTTGAGGATGCCGAGGTAAGAGAGCTTGTGTTTGTAGATGAGTTTCTTTCTCCCGAAAGGCATGTGGTTCATATAGGTTTTGATGTGTCAGTGGTTGAAGAGTATCTTGCCAATCCCGGCGTCATAGCAGAGGATGAGAGTATCCAGGAAGTCAGGTTTTTTTCACTTGCAGAGATTGTAAATGCGAGTGATACCTTCTATCCGTCAAAGGATTTTATCATCCAGCTCATTGAAAACCGTACGGCGGTCATGCTATGA
- a CDS encoding TIM barrel protein: protein MMKKLAILTPGVPYSTKKPKSSLHALERVAALGLDGIELEYVQGVRVDYSTMQQLGTKAKELGLVLTAHAPYYINLFSPEKPKVDKSYQYILDTARALDAAGGFSVVFHAAFYLQQSPSKVYGVVKEHLKHIADIAQKEALKVDIRPELMGKPTQFGNLDEILDICAEVGPPIKPCIDFAHLHARTGRFNTYEEFAKVFEKVKEKLGDDALQDMHIHYSGIQYGAKGEQKHLIFRLSDAKYREFCRALIDYNVKGALVIESPNIEGDTLLFKLTYEAMSD, encoded by the coding sequence ATGATGAAAAAGCTCGCCATTTTGACACCGGGGGTTCCTTATTCTACGAAAAAACCAAAGTCTTCCTTGCACGCTCTTGAGAGGGTTGCCGCTCTTGGACTCGATGGTATAGAGTTGGAGTATGTGCAAGGGGTAAGGGTGGATTATTCTACCATGCAGCAACTGGGGACAAAAGCCAAAGAACTTGGATTGGTGCTTACGGCTCACGCACCGTATTATATCAATCTCTTTTCTCCTGAAAAGCCCAAGGTGGACAAAAGTTATCAGTATATTCTCGATACTGCCCGGGCATTGGATGCAGCGGGTGGATTTTCAGTGGTGTTCCATGCGGCATTTTACCTTCAGCAATCACCGTCCAAGGTCTATGGTGTGGTGAAGGAGCATCTTAAGCATATTGCGGATATCGCTCAGAAAGAGGCACTCAAGGTAGATATACGACCGGAACTTATGGGAAAACCTACCCAGTTTGGGAATCTTGATGAGATTCTCGATATCTGTGCCGAGGTTGGACCTCCCATCAAGCCCTGCATTGATTTTGCGCACCTACATGCCCGGACTGGGCGTTTTAACACTTACGAAGAATTTGCTAAAGTTTTCGAAAAAGTAAAAGAGAAACTCGGTGATGATGCTCTCCAGGACATGCATATTCACTATTCGGGAATCCAGTATGGCGCTAAAGGAGAGCAAAAACACCTTATTTTTCGGTTATCTGATGCAAAATACCGGGAATTTTGTCGGGCACTTATAGACTACAATGTGAAAGGGGCTCTGGTTATTGAAAGTCCGAACATCGAAGGGGATACGCTTCTTTTTAAGTTAACGTATGAAGCGATGAGTGATTAA